A single Corynebacterium stationis DNA region contains:
- a CDS encoding DUF421 domain-containing protein produces MTWIDVLVEHAQDQIYIVPYRIPIVIFSAVAIYFVFLLLMKIFGSRVLASMSASDAVVIIMFGAVAGRVILGHPPTLATGIIGLATLMAMQALFGILRAKTGIGRILDREPILLMFDGVVVRNGLQKSHFTYGDVRTSLRNAGIGAFAEVQAMILEPSGEVSIIRADVNLDPKMLEDVRGAEELIAAPKQEPRA; encoded by the coding sequence ATGACTTGGATCGATGTGCTCGTAGAACACGCCCAGGACCAAATCTATATCGTTCCTTACCGCATTCCCATAGTTATTTTCTCTGCGGTGGCGATCTATTTTGTGTTCCTGCTGCTGATGAAGATTTTCGGATCACGTGTACTAGCGTCGATGTCGGCATCAGATGCTGTTGTGATCATCATGTTTGGAGCAGTTGCCGGTCGCGTCATTCTAGGCCACCCTCCAACACTTGCCACCGGCATCATCGGCCTAGCAACCTTGATGGCGATGCAGGCCCTTTTCGGGATTTTGAGAGCAAAGACGGGAATTGGACGCATCCTTGACCGTGAGCCCATCCTATTAATGTTCGACGGCGTTGTAGTCCGTAATGGTTTGCAAAAATCGCACTTTACCTATGGCGATGTGCGAACGTCGCTTCGTAATGCGGGCATCGGTGCCTTTGCAGAGGTCCAAGCGATGATCTTGGAACCTTCCGGTGAGGTTTCTATTATCCGTGCGGACGTAAATCTCGATCCGAAGATGTTAGAGGACGTACGTGGCGCGGAAGAGCTAATTGCGGCACCCAAGCAAGAACCTCGCGCTTGA
- a CDS encoding peptidylprolyl isomerase, whose protein sequence is MTSSNKKRGEEALNHLEREIKARDRKEKARPFGVVIASVLAILVIGGGITYFATQGGEEDIVAEEAEENGATPEEQAEITLTGQRETALEPTVQCEYNESGEAANDATVPNGDDISTEGTVTVNFTTNQGEIPMELDRALAPCTVNAITDLVDQGYYNDTICHRMTTGGLAVLQCGDPTGSGSGGPGFQFANEYPTDEMDDTNVQTIYPRGSIAMANAGADTNGSQFFLNYADSTLAPNYTYFGNVTEEGLATLDGIAEKGVEGGAADGAPAEEVRIESASVA, encoded by the coding sequence GTGACTAGTAGTAATAAAAAGCGCGGCGAAGAAGCCCTGAATCATCTCGAGCGTGAAATTAAAGCTCGCGACCGTAAAGAAAAGGCACGCCCGTTTGGCGTAGTTATTGCCTCTGTACTGGCCATCTTGGTTATCGGCGGAGGCATCACCTACTTCGCAACCCAAGGCGGCGAGGAAGACATCGTTGCCGAAGAAGCTGAAGAAAACGGCGCTACTCCCGAAGAGCAGGCAGAAATCACACTGACTGGCCAGCGCGAAACCGCACTCGAGCCAACCGTCCAGTGTGAGTACAACGAAAGCGGCGAAGCTGCCAACGACGCCACCGTTCCCAATGGCGACGATATTTCCACCGAAGGCACCGTCACCGTTAACTTCACCACCAACCAGGGTGAAATCCCTATGGAGCTCGACCGCGCGCTGGCACCTTGTACAGTCAACGCGATTACCGATTTAGTGGACCAAGGCTACTACAACGACACCATCTGCCACCGCATGACCACTGGCGGTCTTGCGGTCTTGCAGTGTGGTGACCCAACCGGTTCTGGCTCAGGCGGTCCTGGCTTCCAGTTCGCCAACGAGTACCCCACCGATGAGATGGACGACACCAATGTTCAGACCATCTACCCACGTGGTTCTATCGCCATGGCAAACGCTGGTGCTGACACCAATGGTTCGCAGTTCTTCCTCAACTACGCGGACTCCACTCTGGCTCCGAACTACACTTACTTCGGCAACGTGACTGAAGAAGGACTCGCAACCCTCGACGGCATCGCTGAAAAGGGGGTCGAAGGCGGCGCTGCCGACGGCGCCCCTGCCGAAGAGGTTCGTATCGAATCTGCCTCTGTCGCTTAA
- the tpx gene encoding thiol peroxidase, whose protein sequence is MANVTFQSNPAQTAGELPAVGEALPDFTVVGTDLSDITPADYAGKRLVLSLFPSIDTGVCQAQARSFNEKANSLDNTVVLSISKDLPFALDRFCAAEGLENVVAGSAFRSSFGEDFGATLQDSPLAGLLARGVIVTDADHKVVYAKFVDEVTDEPNYGEALAALQ, encoded by the coding sequence ATGGCTAATGTAACTTTTCAATCCAATCCAGCACAGACCGCAGGCGAGCTTCCAGCAGTAGGCGAAGCTCTTCCAGACTTCACCGTTGTCGGCACGGACCTGTCCGACATCACCCCAGCAGACTACGCAGGCAAGCGCCTAGTTCTTTCCCTGTTCCCATCCATCGACACCGGTGTATGCCAGGCACAGGCCCGCAGCTTCAACGAGAAGGCAAACTCCCTGGACAACACCGTTGTGCTGTCCATCTCTAAGGACCTGCCTTTCGCACTGGACCGTTTCTGCGCAGCAGAGGGTCTGGAAAATGTTGTTGCAGGCTCAGCTTTCCGTTCTTCCTTCGGTGAGGACTTCGGCGCAACTTTGCAAGATTCACCACTCGCGGGCCTTTTGGCACGTGGTGTCATCGTTACCGATGCTGACCACAAGGTCGTCTACGCGAAGTTCGTAGACGAGGTCACTGACGAGCCAAACTACGGTGAGGCTTTGGCTGCTCTGCAGTAA